The following proteins are co-located in the Pseudomonas sp. ATCC 13867 genome:
- the mexE gene encoding multidrug efflux RND transporter periplasmic adaptor subunit MexE, which yields MERNLNTLRIPLALIAALVLSACGKAQDAAQNMPAPKVSVAEVIEQPINEWDEFTGRLEAPESVELRPRVSGYIDRVAFREGTLVKKGDLLFQIDPRPFQAEVHRLEAQLQQARANQTRTVNEAARGERLRATNAISAELADARSAAATEAKAVVAATQAELDNARLNLSFTQVTAPIDGRVSRAEVTAGNLVNSGQTLLTTLVSTDKVYAYFDADERVYLKYVDLARKGGPDARGSSPVYLGLTGEDGFPHQGKLDFLDNQVNPRTGTIRGRAVFDNADNQFTPGLYARIKLVGSGTYAAALIKDDAVGTDLGKKFVLVLDKDSKVQYRSIELGPKLEGLRIVRNGLAKGDRIVVNGLQRVRPGAQVDAQGVEMASQSTLATLARQRQALAQSEVPKVAEKSARPGAPRS from the coding sequence ATGGAGCGAAATCTCAACACCTTGCGTATTCCGCTGGCGCTGATCGCCGCGCTGGTGCTCAGCGCTTGCGGCAAGGCCCAGGATGCGGCGCAGAACATGCCCGCTCCCAAGGTCAGCGTGGCGGAAGTCATCGAACAGCCGATCAACGAATGGGACGAGTTCACCGGCCGCCTGGAGGCTCCAGAATCCGTTGAGCTGCGTCCGCGCGTCTCCGGCTACATCGACCGCGTAGCCTTCCGTGAAGGCACGCTGGTGAAGAAAGGCGACCTGCTGTTCCAGATCGACCCGCGCCCGTTCCAGGCCGAAGTGCATCGCCTGGAGGCGCAGTTGCAGCAGGCCCGCGCCAACCAGACCCGCACCGTCAACGAAGCCGCCCGTGGCGAGCGCTTGCGCGCCACCAATGCCATCTCCGCGGAACTGGCCGACGCCCGCAGCGCCGCCGCCACCGAGGCGAAAGCGGTGGTCGCCGCGACCCAGGCGGAACTGGACAACGCCCGCCTGAACCTATCGTTCACCCAGGTCACCGCACCCATCGACGGCCGCGTCTCGCGCGCCGAAGTGACCGCCGGCAACCTGGTGAACAGCGGCCAGACCCTGCTGACCACCCTGGTCTCCACCGACAAGGTCTACGCCTACTTCGACGCCGACGAGCGCGTCTACCTCAAGTACGTCGACCTGGCCCGCAAGGGCGGCCCCGACGCGCGCGGCAGCAGCCCGGTGTACCTGGGCCTGACCGGCGAGGACGGCTTCCCACACCAGGGCAAGCTGGACTTCCTCGACAACCAGGTGAACCCCAGGACCGGCACCATCCGTGGCCGCGCCGTGTTCGACAACGCCGACAACCAGTTCACCCCCGGCCTGTACGCCCGCATCAAGCTGGTCGGCAGCGGCACCTACGCCGCCGCGCTGATCAAGGACGACGCGGTCGGTACCGATCTGGGCAAGAAGTTCGTGCTGGTGCTCGACAAGGACAGCAAGGTGCAATACCGCAGCATCGAGCTGGGCCCGAAGCTGGAAGGTCTGCGCATTGTCCGCAACGGCCTGGCCAAGGGGGACCGCATCGTGGTCAACGGCCTGCAGCGCGTCCGCCCCGGCGCCCAGGTCGATGCCCAGGGCGTCGAGATGGCCAGCCAGTCGACCCTCGCCACCCTCGCCCGGCAACGCCAGGCACTGGCTCAGAGCGAAGTGCCGAAGGTCGCCGAGAAATCCGCCAGGCCAGGCGCTCCGCGCAGCTGA
- a CDS encoding LysR family transcriptional regulator, with product MNRNDLRKVDLNLLIVFETLMHERSVTRAAEKLFLGQPAISAALARLRSLFDDPLFVRTGRSMEPTARAQEIFGHLSPALDSISTALSRAADFDPATSKAVFRIGLSDDVEFGLLPPLLRRLRSEAPGIVLVVRRANYLLMPQLLASGEISVGVSYTDELPANAKRKTLRRSTWKVLRADSIPGALTLDDYCERPHALVSYAGDLDGFVDQTLAEMERKRQVVLAVPQFVGLAQLLAGTDIIATVPEYVAQALTAAGGLRAEEPPFPTRLAELSMVWRGAQDQDPAERWLRSRITMFVGDPDSL from the coding sequence ATGAACCGCAACGACCTTCGCAAGGTTGATCTCAACCTGTTGATCGTTTTCGAGACGCTGATGCACGAACGCAGCGTGACCCGCGCCGCCGAGAAGCTGTTTCTCGGCCAGCCGGCGATCAGTGCGGCCCTGGCCCGCCTGCGCAGCCTGTTCGACGATCCGCTGTTCGTCCGCACCGGACGCAGCATGGAACCCACCGCGCGAGCGCAGGAAATCTTCGGTCACCTCTCTCCGGCGCTGGACTCCATCTCCACCGCGCTGAGCCGAGCCGCCGACTTCGACCCGGCCACCAGCAAGGCGGTGTTCCGCATCGGCCTATCCGATGACGTGGAATTCGGCCTGCTGCCGCCGCTGTTGCGCCGCCTGCGTTCCGAGGCGCCGGGCATCGTGCTGGTGGTGCGTCGCGCCAACTATCTGCTGATGCCGCAACTGCTGGCCTCCGGGGAAATCTCCGTGGGTGTGAGCTACACCGACGAGCTGCCGGCCAACGCCAAGCGCAAGACCCTGCGCCGCAGCACCTGGAAGGTTCTGCGCGCCGACTCGATCCCCGGCGCCCTGACCCTCGACGACTACTGCGAGCGCCCGCACGCGCTGGTGTCCTATGCCGGCGACCTGGACGGTTTCGTCGACCAGACCCTGGCCGAGATGGAGCGCAAGCGCCAGGTGGTGCTGGCGGTACCGCAGTTCGTCGGCCTTGCCCAGTTGCTGGCCGGCACCGACATCATCGCCACGGTGCCCGAATACGTGGCGCAGGCCCTGACCGCCGCCGGCGGCCTGCGCGCCGAGGAACCGCCCTTCCCCACCCGCCTGGCGGAGCTGTCGATGGTCTGGCGCGGCGCCCAGGACCAGGACCCGGCCGAACGCTGGCTGCGCTCGCGCATCACCATGTTCGTCGGCGATCCGGACAGCCTCTGA
- a CDS encoding zinc-dependent alcohol dehydrogenase family protein: MSRMIRFHQFGDASVLKIEEMPTPQPGPGEVLVRTQALGVSWRDVLWRQNLAPDQAKLPAGIGYELSGIVEAVGEGVEDLEPGTPVASFPANSPNLYPAWGDHVVLPRTSLTRYPEVLSPIEAAVHYTGLLYAYFALVDLAQIKPGQRVLITEAGHCLAPQAVQLAKALGAQVIATTSSDETREFLKDLGADKIIYTEEQDLVLEVERFTKGEGVEIALDQCAGPQMKLLGDVAAPRGKLILYGINGGNDAAFPACAAFKKHLQFYRHCVLDFTGQPDIGLTRNDEAVQRALAAINQMTADQLLKPSIDRVFDFAQYRDANYYMETCPGGGRVVMKMPE; encoded by the coding sequence ATGTCCCGCATGATCCGTTTCCACCAGTTCGGTGACGCCTCGGTCCTGAAGATCGAGGAAATGCCGACCCCGCAACCGGGGCCGGGTGAAGTGCTGGTCCGTACCCAGGCACTGGGCGTCAGTTGGCGCGACGTGCTCTGGCGGCAGAACCTCGCCCCGGATCAGGCCAAGCTGCCGGCGGGCATCGGTTATGAACTCTCCGGCATCGTCGAAGCCGTGGGCGAAGGCGTGGAAGACCTCGAGCCCGGTACGCCGGTGGCCAGTTTCCCGGCGAACTCGCCGAACCTCTATCCGGCCTGGGGCGACCACGTCGTGCTGCCGCGCACGTCGCTGACGCGCTACCCCGAGGTACTGAGCCCGATCGAGGCCGCCGTGCACTACACCGGCCTGCTGTATGCCTACTTCGCGCTGGTGGACCTGGCGCAGATCAAGCCCGGCCAGCGCGTGCTGATTACCGAGGCCGGCCATTGCCTGGCCCCGCAGGCCGTGCAACTGGCCAAGGCGCTTGGCGCCCAGGTGATCGCCACCACCAGCTCTGATGAAACCCGCGAGTTCCTCAAGGACCTGGGGGCGGACAAGATCATCTACACCGAGGAGCAGGACCTGGTGCTGGAGGTCGAGCGCTTCACCAAGGGTGAGGGCGTGGAGATCGCCCTCGACCAGTGCGCCGGTCCGCAGATGAAACTGCTGGGCGACGTGGCCGCGCCGCGCGGCAAGCTGATCCTCTACGGCATCAATGGCGGCAACGACGCGGCCTTCCCGGCTTGCGCGGCGTTCAAGAAGCACCTGCAGTTCTACCGTCACTGCGTGCTGGACTTCACCGGCCAGCCGGATATCGGCCTGACCCGCAACGACGAAGCCGTGCAGCGGGCGCTGGCCGCGATCAACCAGATGACTGCCGACCAGTTGCTCAAGCCGAGCATCGACCGGGTGTTCGATTTCGCCCAGTACCGCGACGCCAACTACTACATGGAAACCTGCCCAGGCGGCGGCCGTGTGGTGATGAAGATGCCGGAGTGA
- a CDS encoding GFA family protein — protein sequence MLYHGSCHCGGIAFEVEGEIGEVIQCNCSICSRRGSLLWFVPRDKLRLTTPESAMSTYTFNTHRIQHRFCPTCGCAPLAYGTTPDGKPMAAINVRCLPEVDVGGLKVREYDGKSL from the coding sequence ATGCTGTATCACGGAAGCTGCCATTGCGGCGGCATCGCCTTCGAGGTGGAAGGCGAGATCGGCGAAGTCATCCAGTGCAACTGTTCGATCTGCAGCCGGCGCGGTTCGCTGCTGTGGTTCGTGCCCCGGGACAAGCTGCGCCTGACCACGCCGGAAAGCGCCATGAGCACCTACACCTTCAACACCCACCGCATCCAGCACCGCTTCTGCCCCACCTGCGGTTGCGCGCCGCTGGCGTACGGCACCACGCCCGACGGCAAGCCGATGGCCGCGATCAACGTGCGCTGCCTGCCGGAGGTGGACGTGGGCGGGCTGAAGGTTCGCGAGTACGACGGCAAGAGTCTGTAG
- a CDS encoding flavin reductase family protein, which produces MQLDFTTLAPADAYRWLASTVTPRPIAWVSTLSAEGKSNLAPFSFFQVISDEPPTLMVNTSVRDDGSVKDTLRNVRETGELVIHLVGAAQAEAMNATAAWLPHGVSEIEHAGIATLPSERVAPARVAGAPVAFECQLAEIVPYPADKPSAYLIFARVLLAHVDDGVMRDQRHVDPAKLDLVGRLGGTQYSYTRDTFSMLRPK; this is translated from the coding sequence ATGCAACTCGATTTCACCACCCTCGCGCCCGCCGACGCCTACCGTTGGCTGGCCTCCACCGTCACCCCGCGCCCGATCGCCTGGGTTTCCACGCTGTCCGCCGAGGGCAAGAGCAACCTCGCGCCGTTCAGCTTCTTCCAGGTCATCAGCGACGAACCGCCGACCCTGATGGTCAACACCAGCGTGCGCGACGACGGCAGCGTGAAGGACACCCTGCGCAACGTGCGCGAAACCGGCGAATTGGTGATCCACCTGGTCGGCGCCGCCCAGGCCGAGGCGATGAACGCCACCGCCGCCTGGCTGCCCCACGGTGTCAGCGAGATCGAGCATGCCGGCATCGCCACGCTGCCCAGCGAGCGCGTGGCGCCGGCACGCGTGGCTGGTGCGCCGGTGGCCTTCGAATGCCAGCTGGCCGAGATCGTCCCCTATCCGGCGGACAAGCCCAGCGCCTACCTGATCTTCGCTCGCGTGCTGCTGGCGCATGTCGACGACGGCGTGATGCGCGACCAGCGCCATGTCGATCCGGCGAAGCTGGACCTGGTGGGGCGCCTGGGCGGTACCCAATACAGCTATACCCGCGACACCTTCAGCATGCTTCGCCCCAAGTAA
- a CDS encoding SulP family inorganic anion transporter, with protein sequence MSLARWLPGLDSLLHYRFDWLPRDVQAGLSVAAVQIPTAIAYAQIIGFPAQVGLYACILPMLIYALVGSSRQLMVGPDAATAAMVAAAITPLAAGDPQRLLQLSMIVAVMVGALSIAAGFARAGFVASFLSRPTLVGYLNGIGLSLIAGQLGKLLGYHSETSGFVRGLIALLRNLADTHLPTLALGISTLLLMIVLPRFYPKVPGALVGVLFATLAAALLGLDQYGIKLLGEVPQGLPTLTLPHATYEELGSLFRDAMGITIISFCSAMLTARSFAARHGYSIDANHEFMALGMANIGAGISQGFVISGADSRTAVNDMVGGKSQMVGVVAALVIGLILLLFSKPLGWVPVPALGAVLLMAGWGLIDFRALRGFWQLSRFEFSLCVLTTVGVLSVGVLPGIFVAIMLALLRLLYLTYRPHDAVMGWVHGIDGQVELEQYPNAHTLPGLVIYRFDAPLLFFNADYFKQRLLEVVAAAHQPRAVLLNAEGILNLDISGLTSLREVQQTLDAQGVHLSLARVTGETMAMLKRSGALGEVKPPLVFSSVRAGVNAYRRWHQQRKAQHNWDPHSPSNRPDQPQ encoded by the coding sequence ATGTCCCTCGCCCGTTGGCTGCCCGGTCTGGACAGCCTGCTGCACTACCGTTTCGACTGGCTGCCGCGCGATGTGCAGGCTGGCCTGTCGGTCGCCGCGGTGCAGATTCCCACCGCCATCGCCTACGCGCAGATCATTGGCTTCCCCGCCCAGGTCGGGCTCTACGCCTGCATCCTGCCGATGCTGATCTATGCCCTGGTGGGCAGTTCGCGGCAGTTGATGGTCGGTCCGGACGCCGCCACCGCCGCGATGGTCGCCGCCGCCATTACGCCGCTGGCCGCCGGCGATCCGCAGCGCCTGCTGCAACTGTCGATGATCGTCGCGGTGATGGTCGGCGCGCTGTCCATCGCCGCCGGATTCGCACGTGCCGGCTTCGTCGCCAGCTTCCTCTCGCGGCCAACGCTGGTGGGCTACCTCAACGGCATCGGCCTGAGCCTGATCGCCGGCCAACTCGGCAAGCTGCTGGGCTACCACAGCGAAACCAGCGGTTTCGTCCGCGGCCTGATCGCCCTGCTGCGCAACCTCGCCGATACGCACCTGCCGACCCTCGCGCTGGGCATCTCCACGCTGCTGCTGATGATCGTCCTGCCGCGCTTCTACCCAAAGGTGCCCGGCGCCCTGGTCGGCGTGCTGTTCGCCACCCTGGCGGCCGCTCTGCTGGGGCTCGACCAGTACGGCATCAAGCTGCTCGGCGAGGTGCCCCAGGGCCTGCCCACGCTGACCCTGCCCCACGCCACCTACGAGGAACTGGGCAGCCTGTTCCGCGATGCGATGGGCATCACCATCATCAGCTTCTGCAGCGCCATGCTCACCGCGCGCAGCTTCGCCGCGCGCCACGGCTACAGCATCGACGCCAACCATGAGTTCATGGCGCTGGGCATGGCCAACATCGGCGCGGGGATTTCCCAGGGCTTCGTGATCAGCGGCGCCGACTCGCGCACCGCAGTGAACGACATGGTCGGCGGCAAGAGCCAGATGGTCGGCGTCGTCGCCGCACTGGTGATCGGCCTGATCCTGTTGCTGTTCAGCAAGCCGCTGGGCTGGGTGCCGGTGCCGGCACTGGGCGCGGTGCTGCTGATGGCCGGCTGGGGCCTGATCGACTTCCGCGCGCTGCGCGGCTTCTGGCAACTGAGCCGGTTCGAGTTCAGCCTCTGCGTGCTGACCACGGTCGGTGTGCTCAGCGTCGGCGTGCTGCCGGGCATCTTCGTCGCCATCATGCTCGCCCTGCTGCGCCTGCTCTATCTCACTTATCGCCCCCATGATGCGGTGATGGGCTGGGTACACGGCATCGACGGCCAGGTGGAGCTGGAGCAGTACCCCAACGCGCACACCCTGCCCGGCCTGGTGATCTACCGTTTCGATGCGCCGCTGCTGTTCTTCAACGCCGACTACTTCAAGCAGCGCCTGCTGGAGGTGGTCGCCGCCGCCCACCAGCCGCGCGCGGTGCTGCTCAACGCCGAGGGTATCCTCAACCTGGACATCAGCGGCCTGACCTCCCTGCGCGAGGTGCAGCAGACGCTGGATGCCCAGGGCGTGCACCTGTCGCTGGCGCGGGTCACCGGCGAGACAATGGCAATGCTCAAGCGCTCCGGGGCGCTGGGCGAGGTGAAACCGCCGCTGGTATTCAGCTCGGTGCGCGCCGGGGTCAATGCCTACCGGCGCTGGCACCAGCAGCGCAAGGCGCAACACAACTGGGACCCGCACTCGCCATCGAATCGGCCCGACCAGCCCCAATAA
- a CDS encoding NADP-dependent oxidoreductase, whose translation MPAQINRQFQLAQRPVGAATRDTFAYVETPVGEPGPGQILVKNQYLSLDPAMRGWMNDAKSYIAPVAIGDVMRALGVGQVIASQHPDFKVGDEVNGALGVQDYFLGEPKGFYKVDSQRAPLPLYLSALGMTGMTAYFGFLDVGLPQAGDTVVVSGAAGAVGSVVGQIAKIKGCRVVGIAGGADKCRYLVDELGFDGAIDYKAEDVHAGLKRECPKGVNVFFDNVGGDILDAVLARLAPKARVVICGAISQYNNKEAVRGPANYLSLLVNRARMEGMVVMDYAHRFQEGFKDMATWIAEGKLKSKEDIVEGLETFPETLAKLFSGENFGKLVLKV comes from the coding sequence ATGCCCGCCCAGATCAATCGCCAGTTCCAGCTCGCCCAGCGCCCGGTCGGCGCCGCCACCCGCGATACCTTCGCCTACGTGGAAACCCCGGTCGGTGAGCCCGGCCCCGGCCAGATCCTGGTGAAGAACCAGTACCTGTCGCTGGACCCGGCCATGCGCGGCTGGATGAACGACGCCAAGTCCTACATCGCCCCGGTGGCCATCGGCGACGTAATGCGCGCCCTGGGCGTGGGCCAGGTGATCGCCTCGCAACACCCGGACTTCAAGGTCGGCGACGAAGTGAACGGCGCCCTCGGCGTGCAGGACTACTTCCTCGGCGAACCCAAGGGCTTCTACAAGGTCGACAGCCAGCGCGCGCCGCTGCCGCTGTACCTCTCCGCGCTGGGCATGACCGGCATGACCGCCTACTTCGGCTTCCTCGACGTCGGCCTGCCCCAGGCCGGTGACACCGTGGTCGTGTCCGGCGCCGCCGGCGCGGTGGGCAGCGTGGTCGGGCAGATCGCCAAGATCAAGGGCTGCCGCGTGGTCGGCATCGCCGGCGGTGCCGACAAGTGCCGCTACCTGGTGGACGAACTGGGCTTCGACGGCGCCATCGACTACAAGGCCGAGGATGTCCACGCCGGCCTCAAGCGCGAGTGCCCCAAGGGCGTGAACGTGTTCTTCGACAACGTCGGCGGCGACATCCTCGACGCCGTACTGGCCCGCCTGGCGCCCAAGGCGCGGGTGGTGATCTGCGGCGCGATCAGCCAGTACAACAACAAGGAAGCCGTGCGCGGCCCGGCCAATTATCTCTCGCTGCTGGTCAACCGCGCGCGCATGGAAGGCATGGTGGTGATGGACTACGCCCACCGCTTCCAGGAAGGCTTCAAGGACATGGCGACCTGGATCGCCGAGGGCAAGCTGAAGTCGAAGGAAGACATCGTCGAAGGCCTGGAAACCTTCCCCGAGACCTTGGCCAAGCTGTTCAGCGGCGAGAACTTCGGCAAGCTGGTGCTGAAGGTCTGA